The following are encoded in a window of Cervus canadensis isolate Bull #8, Minnesota chromosome 11, ASM1932006v1, whole genome shotgun sequence genomic DNA:
- the TIMM10 gene encoding mitochondrial import inner membrane translocase subunit Tim10, whose product MDPLRAQQLAAELEVEMMADMYNRMTSACHRKCVPPHYKEAELSKGESVCLDRCVSKYLDIHERMGKKLTELSMQDEELMKRVQQSAGPV is encoded by the exons ATGGACCCACTCAGGGCCCAGCAGCTGGCCGCGGAGCTGGAGGTAGAGATGATGGCCGACATGTACAACAG AATGACCAGCGCCTGCCACCGGAAGTGCGTGCCTCCCCACTACAAGGAAGCAGAGCTGTCCAAGGGCGAGTCCGTGTGCCTGGACCGGTGTGTCTCCAAGTACCTGGACATCCATGAGCGGATGGGCAAGAAGCTAACAGAGCTGTCTATGCAGGATGAGGAGCTGATGAAGAGGGTACAGCAGAGTGCTGGGCCTGTGTGA